The genomic interval TTCATTTCTCCCTCTGCAAGGAGGCTTCTTCTGCCTGCCTTGAATTTATGATCATCCCATCCCAGTATCCTGTGTGAGGCTGCTCCTGGAATTGACTTCTGTGTTCATGAGTATGGACAAGAAACAGATGACACACTTATGTTGGGTAATTTGAGGAGAATTAAATAAAGGGACTATTTAcagaggtgtgtgtgggggtgaagGGCAATCCCATGGGGCAGTGCAATACCTGGGCCTGGTAAACTGGCCTGAAGAGTGAGGGGAGGGAGCAATGGCAGGGCCCCAGAGCCAGAGGGCTGAGTGGATGGACCCTGCAGCTGGTGGATCCACTAAGGAGGGAAACTGGGGAATAAATACCCtgacctcctcctcttcctctcttctgCTGGCCCCTCCGTTGGCCAAACTCAAAAGCCAGATGGTAAGGAAACCTATTGCAGCATGTGTAGATGTCAGTGTCCAGGAGGCTGGGTGGACAGGGTGGAGAGAGGACTTGCAGGGGCCAACAGAAGAGGCCAGCATGACCACCCATCTGATATGAATATCAGTAACTTCCTTTGTGGCATCATTTATTATCCCATTTAACCTGTTGGACAACCCTGTGGGCAGGCACTGTCATCACCCTCATTTTGCAGACAGGAAATCTCAGAAGCACAGATAAGTGAAAGACCTGGCTCCAAAGTCCCACAGCCGGTAAGCACCAGAGGCGGATGAGGACCTGGGCTCGCAGTCCAGCTGTGGAGTCAAGCTCAGGCCAGCCCTGCAGGCTGAGCTGACCGTAAGAGCACTCACACATGTGTGTGCTGATAAgatcaaatacatttaaaaaccagtaaaatctgtgagctgCTTATTTCAGCTGGCACATAACACTACACCAGGTTCTGCATTaggatatttatataataaattacatttatttattataagcTCATTTATGACTTATTAGACATCTTTCagccatgattttaaaaaaagtgtaTCTCAGCATAAAATGTCCTTCCCTCTCCCTTATTTTTTGAAACCCAATTCATCCGTCAAAGGCTTCTCAGTGGGCCCACCCCTTCCATCGTTGCCTTTGGAATTAATTGATCATGATTATCATATTTACTTACTTCCATGACTTATCCCTGAGTAGGCTGTGAACCCCTTGAGGAGAGGGATCCGTATGCCAAGCATTCGGCAATGTGCACATCATAAGGGGAGCTCTCAAACAGTGCTGCATTGAGTTGAATTCAGTCTTTTCTCTGTGAGTTTATAACAGTACATTCAGTTGGTCAGTCATTTCATTAACATTTTCTGAGCACCACTTGGTCTCTATAGGTGCTGGTCTAGGCAGAATACTAGATGAGTAAGACCCATGGCCTAATCTAAGAGACACGTGTGATTGGCAAGATGAGCAAAGGATTGTGGGAATGCAGAAAAAGGATCAATTAATTCCAAAGGCAACGATGGAAGGGGTGGGCCCACTGAGAAGCCTTTGACGGATGAATTGGGTTTCAAAAAATAAGGGAGAGGGAAGGACATTTCATGCTgagatgcaatttttaaaaaatcatggctGAAAGATGTCTAATGAGTCATAAATGAGCTTAGGGGGTTTGGAGCCTATCTCTAAGCTTAGAGGTTGATACTTGCCACCCTTTGTCAAAATGACCTCTTGGCCTCCAGGGGCCTAGCTGACCCAGGGAAAGGCCATGGATGTACTTGGATGGGAAGTGTCTTTGCCCCTGTCTGTGGGTTTATTCTGTTTTCCTTATTGTGCCTCCCTGCCTTCTGCATGCTTCTCTATGGTAGTGCACAGGCTCAGAATGGCTGCCTGCAGGGCAGGGGCCTCTGTGCCTCATCAAGGGAGGCAGCCTGGGATAGGGAGAAGCACTGGTTCGGAGTCAGGAGGCCCAGGTTCCAACCCCAGGCTTGTTACTCCCTTTCATGGCTGTTTACAGCTCTGTATATAAGGGGTTGGGCTCAATGGCATTTGAGGTCCTTGCTGACAATCCCTAATTCCTGGGCTTGCACTGCCCATCTTACCAAGTTGTGCAGAGGATCAAATGAAagaatgtgagagagagaaaaaaataatgatgctGAGACAAGCCCTAACTTccaaacacatacatatacatcacTCTCCCTGATTCTGAGAACACCTGGTCCTCACCATGTCTGGAAGGACACTCAAGGTTGGCTTTGACCTCATAGAGATGCTTTCATCTTGTGCCTGGCTGGCAGGAAAGAAGGGGCAGTGGTGGAACAGAAAACCAGAGCTCTCCAGATGGCTGTTGGGAGTAAAACGGAGAAAAGACATCTGAGAAACAAAGTTAGGAGTGAGTCCTTAGAGCAAGAGCTGCAGAAGAAGGCTTAGGAACTGACACAGGCCAGAGAGAGAAGGTGTTCTTCCTTCACTTGGTGCTCTGTTAAAAGCCCCAACTGGCGTACAGCAATTCAGTTCTAGTGTTAACCTCAAAGTTGGCACAGACCCCAACAAGACTACTCTTACTTCGGATGCCAGCTGCAAGTTCAGAGGGGTTCCCCAGGCCACAGGCATTCTGACTGACTGGGTACAAATTTGGGAGATCCCACAACCCCATTCAGGTTCAATAATTCACTAGAACAACTATAGAACTCAGGAAAGTGCTATTCTGATGATTAGTGTTTTACTGGAGAGCACATAAAATCAGCAGGACCAGCCAAACGAAGACGTGCATGGGGCAAGGTCTGGGAGGGTCCCAAATGCAGAGTTTCTGTGTCCTCTTCTCATGGAGTCAGGACCTATCACTCTCCAGACACATAGATGTGTTCACCAATCAGCGAGCTCCAGTGAGCTTTGTGTCCAGAGTTTTTATTGGGGCTTTATTACATAGACatggttgattaaatcattgCGGGGAGATTGAACCCCATCTCCAGCCCCCTCTCCTTCTTGAACCTCACATGGCACAAAGCCCTAACCCTTCAATGCTGTGGTTGGTCTTTCTGGTGTGGCCCAACCCCAGGCCTGAAATTATTTAGGGGCCATGAGTCACTTCCTTGGGATAAACTATCAGCGCCCACCATGAATATCACTCCTAATATTTGGGAAGTCCCAAGGATTTAGTCTCCCTCCCAGGAACTGGGGACGAAGGCCAAATTCTTTAGTATACATTTAGTATGGTTAGACGGAAGCCAGACAGGCTTATCAAGCTCCCCACCCCTCCAGTTTTTTGACACATTTCAAACCATTTAGATTCACCAATTCTCATCAGTTTTGCCTCgtttgctttctctctttctcattaTGACACTTCAACCCTAAATACTTCGGCATGTATCTCCTGGGAACAAGGTCATTCCCCTGCTTACAAAAGCACAATTCACTCAAGAAATTTAACATTAATATAACACTGTCATCTAACATACAGATTGTATTCAAATGTTCCCAAGGGTAAACTGTCCTTTACAACTGATTTTCCCCCTATCTTGGATCCAAGCCAGGATCATGCTTTGCATTTTtccgtatcttctttaatttcacataattcctcagtctttttttctttctttgccttttatgACATTAACATTTATAAAGTGTCCATGCCTCACAAAGTAAGAGACGTTtggtttgtttatttcctcaagatTAGATTCAGAGTGAACATTTTGGGCAGGAATACTACAGAATTGTAGTACCAGTTTATCCTATTAATGGTAATTAAACTTTGCTTACGTGATTAAGATGGTGTTTGCAGATCGGTTTAGATTTCGATAAACCCAGAAACTGAGTATTATTGGCACTGCCTTTCCAAGCAGCCAGAGGGACTGGAGTCCTCCAGAAGGGCCCACCGCCATCTTTTCTCATCCCCTTTGGGAACACCAGGAATAGTTTTGATGGCAGGTCATGGCGAGAGAGTGGCGAGCCTCCACAATGTTGCCACTTATTTCCAGTTCTCCTGAGGCTACTTGGAGATACCTCCACagctattttctgtctggtgctgCGGGGCTCTGGATGGAGATCATCTCCCTGACGCGGTAGGTGCTCCTTTCTGCAAAGGCAAGTAAGAAAGTAGGTGTGCGGTGCCTATACCTGCCTGCAAACGTGGGGGTTTTGCCTTCATCAGCGGGTCCTCATGCTCTAGGGTGGACTTTGCGTATATGTGTGCGAAGCATTTCCGCGAGGAGCTGGTGAGGGTTCTCACGTGCCACCCTTCTGGGGAGGCTTGGTATGGCCTACGACACCCCTTCATTTTCTCCGAGGATGGTTGCACCCAACCCACCCGGAAGTGTTTGTTTCGCGGCACACTGGTCGGGCTAAGCGGCCAGACATGGAGCCGACCCGCCGCCGGAGCTGGTCCGCCCGAGATCCCACGGTCGCAGAGCCGGCCCCGGCCTCAGTGACCTTGGCGCAGCTCCTGCAGCTGGTCCAGCAGGGCCAGGATCTCCCGGGCTTGGAGAGGCGCCACTTCGCAGCGACACATGGCGAACCCACCGCGTCCCGTCTGCCACGGAGGCCCAAGCCCTGGGAGGATGTGAGCTCGGCCGAGGGCCCTCCGCCCCCGCTGACCCTCGGGGCCGCACAGAGGAACCACCTGGAGGGGCCTGGCTCGTCGGAGTTAGCGAGTGCTCCTTTCTAAATGGCACGTAGTGGGTTCCGGAGGCTCGAGGTCCTTTGCAGCTCAGATCTGGAGAGCTTGACTGTGTCTCATATACTCACACCCTGGGCACTGGCTGTTTGCTCACCTTTTGTGCATTCGCCCTCACCTGTCTTAACTGGACTTAAACCTCCTGGGAACATCATCATGGTGGTTTTGTACCTGTATTTCTGGACCATGatcctcattaaaaaaattttttcttaaatcccATTTGTCATATGTAATTGAATCAAATCTTACTTCACTGTGATGCatctatgtattttcattttgaaaaatgttagtACACACTAACAGGATCTGACACTGGGAACAATTTCTTAGGAATGTATGAGAATGTGTTATCTCCAAGTTCAGCTTATTCTTGTGGTTGTGGAAGTGAATTTAGGATCCAAAAGGAGTTCTGATTTTAGACAGCCATTCTCCAGGTAGGCATTAATAAAAAGTCTGATGGTAGAACTTGGCCCCAGAATGATTTCAAAGATGCACTCAACAAATGAAATCCGAAAGCATAAAAAAAACGCCACCACCAAAAATCCTAGAACCCTAGACTCTGGTCATCAGCTGAGTCAGGCAAGGGGCgtaaaggctcagagcagaggAAACCTACAGGAACCCTAGTAGTCTCTTCAAATAGGCCATGTGGCTCACTGTACTTTTAATCTTGCTTCCTAAAACTAGGTTTGTTTTCCTTCCACACAGAACATACCAGGTATATATGTTGACTGTCATAAACAGCCCACATAAACATACACTAATCTAAAGATTATATAACAGGACTAGTTTTTCCTAGATAAGGATAGTCCCACAACTTGTTTAAGGAACAATATATCATGGTACATGGTAGAGcatactttttataattttttaacaaCCACGTGAGGCAGACAGTATAGTCtatattagccccattttataggCAAGAGCAGAAACATTCCCATAGTATAAGACAAACCTGAGATATAAACCCTGGGTTTCCATACACCATTTTAAAGTAATCTGATTTCACAATGCTTTAGAGTGTAAGAGTAACATCTGTAACATCTATTCCTGGCAGGTTAACTCTTGAGCCAACCAACCTACTTACTTCATAACTTGGCATCGTTATACCTCTAACTCAATCTCACAGCTATGTTTGAGGACCCCATGAGCCAAAACTGCAGCAAAGCTTATCTTAAGGGACCAAGGCACACAGTGGTTAGGCATGTTTTCCAGCCTTAACCTATGCCTGGCGCACCCTCACCAACTCTTCCATGCCAAGCTGAAGCAACTGAGTAACAGCAGCAGAGGGAAGGCCCACTCGGGGGTGGACACTTGTGATAAACCTCAGCAGGATCAGACCCCCCTTTCAGGTCTTACGTCTCCAGGAGTCCTGGTATTGGCATCAGCACTGTAGAGTATGTCTGGAGTCTAGAATATGCAAGGAGGGGGTCCAATTAACTTGCCTGGAGTGTAAAAGTTCAGTCTTTCCTGATTTGTTTTAATCAGAGGACTGATTGAGAAACCAGAAAATCCCATCCTGAAGCCCAGCAGAAATAAATGGGGGGCATTTATTTCCCCGAGTTAAAAATGACACAGGGGCTCAGCAATCTACCATTACGTTAATAGGAAACACCCAACTGGCTCAAAGGGAGAAGTTACCTTGGTACACTATGGTCTTCCACAGGACCTTGAACCAGAGGGGAGTAGCAAGGTAGGGCCAATCCTTATAATGAAAGACTTCCTCACATAAGTTGCATAGATCCCTGAGAAGAGGCTCTAAACACCTAAAATTTCCGATAAAAATTTGAGTGTATGCATGTTTTCCTGGGGAAAGGAAGGGTTCTTCCTTTCTTAGACCCAAGAACAGGTTGGAAACTGAGCTAGACAAAAGGACTAAGCCAGTTGCAGGCTAGGATAAAGAAGCCATCAGATATACTTAGAGCCAGCCAAGTCTGAGAGCTTACAAAGCTATCACTGAAAAGTTGGAACATGGATTCATAGCAGAGACAACTGAGTACTGTTTCTGTGCTCTTCTCATTGTATTTCAAGTTCTTTCCAAAACAAGGCCCTAGTAACCCTCAGGTTCAGGTATGACCTGCGGGCTTGGCCCACTGCTGTCCTGTATTCACGTGTGGGTGGGTATTCATTCACCGGCATTAAACCCCAGAATAGAAGTGACAGAGTGAGACTTCCTAAAGCAGCAAGAGTCCTTTGGTGATGACAGAGGTGGTGCTGCAGCCAATatggaaaacacacaggaactttCCCTAGAACTGGGCTGCTATGACCAGTGCCTGCTAGCAacatcactgtcttttctgtggtttctgaAGATATAATGGAAAACAATCTTCTCTGCAGATACTGAATAATCCCGAGAACACAAAAACACATGCTTCCAATGCACTTTGCTTTCAGATATTCTGTGGAAGAAAAACACAACTTCATTAATACAAATTAACTGCAACTTGGCACCTGAGAGTAACAACAATAAAAGCAATTTCAAAAAGTTAAGATTTCTTCAACAGAATAGGAGCCTTCTGAAATtagtttctaatttaattctcccCATTTCCAGCTAAAGGACTACAGCAATACAAAAGTGTTGGCTACTCAGTTGTAACTCTCCAGATACTCACAGCCCCATGTCCTAACTAGACAATCACTCACTGTTCCAAGCACATCTCCATCCATTAGACGTGTAAGTAACAGCTGCCTCTCTCCCCCAGTGCCAGTTACTCTCAAATACCGGTAGACTCAGTAAGAATTTTTAAGCGGCAAGGTATGGCCCACCAAGTCAGCCCAAGGGCATTTTCCAGCCCTGCCTCACCTGGGTTTAGTTCAGCTGCCGGATGAGCTGATTGATGCTTTCACCTCGATAGCCAGGCAAGCCCACCTCCTTGAGGAAACCCACTCTATTCTTAGTAGCATGACGGGCTACTGAGAGTTGGAAAGGACTCAAGAACTCTGAGATGACCTGGAAATTCTTCCCCGGAAAGGCAATTTCATGAATGAGGTCTTCCAAGCAAATGACATCAAACTTCCCTAAGAAGCACAAGGGCACAGATTCCTTTATTCAGCATTTCCCCACCATATACTGCAGGGTCCTATGTGCCGCAGCTGGGCACTCTGGTAGGTTCCTGGGACCAAGAAGAGTATGACCTGGACTCCACGTGGAGACCACCAAAGATTCCTGCTTTCTGCCCCAACTGACCCGAGATTCACACTCACCAAGGTGCTCCTCAATCATTGTGTTGTCTGTTAAAGG from Manis pentadactyla isolate mManPen7 chromosome 16, mManPen7.hap1, whole genome shotgun sequence carries:
- the C16H6orf226 gene encoding uncharacterized protein C6orf226 homolog, translating into MEPTRRRSWSARDPTVAEPAPASVTLAQLLQLVQQGQDLPGLERRHFAATHGEPTASRLPRRPKPWEDVSSAEGPPPPLTLGAAQRNHLEGPGSSELASAPF